CTATAAAATTGCAGAAAACTAAAGCGACTTCCAAGCAGTATTCATTTGAAATCTCTTCAGATCTCAAAGGCTGCTATTAGGCCTGTATTTAGATGGGACTGCAATTAAAGAAGTGCCCTCGCCATAGAATTCTTGTCGTGGATCCTCTTGTAACACTTTCGGCTAAACAATAATACACCCATTTTATATGGGCCATATACATTTCCAAACTACACCAGTGCACTTTGGCCCAGTCAACGCTGCCTCTTCTTcacacttttctttttatttttcccagtgaaaaaaaaaatatttaagatTATCTATGTCACTCAGTGCCACAAAAGAATGACGTGGACATAACTGGTCACTGACATCGACGGTTGCAGCAAGAGCAAGAAGGCCCCACGTAGTGGCTTCATGGCTCATGCAGCGCATTCTCGTGGCGCTTCCCAACCTTGGTCTCCTTCCACGAGTCACCAAGTTCCTCCTTACAGGACCTTCACCTTCACGTTTCTCTTGTCAATCCCCTCATCCCCTATCTTTATATCTTCTCTCTGAGTCTCTCCAGTCCAGACCTCGCTCTCACACCATAATCAAGCAACTAGCTACTGGGTAGGTAGCTAGCTAGCAGTGATATGACAAGGCAGCGAGCTGAGCTTGTTTCGTCCAAGATGGTGCTGAGGAAGGAGTGGGAGTTTGACACACCGGAGCAATGCCGACAGCGCCGTCGCCGGAGAATCGAGATCAGGCGGGCACGGTGGTCCTACTCCGGCCACTACTACTTCCCTGTACGCCATGATCAGAACAATTCAGACGACCATGAGCAGACTTGTCTGTTATCTGATTTTGTACAACGGAggcaaaataataatatcagTCTGAAttttgaggaggaggaggatgggACGGAGGCAGTGGAGCCAACTGATGATCATCATGTGGTGGTGCTGCGGCCAGCTGTACTGGTTCCGCGCTATTGGCTTCATCTTAATCCGATGCCGGAGTTTGGAACCATTTGGCTGACTAGGCGTCCAGATCAGATTCAGATCAGTACGGATGACTACGATACGGTGTTCGTCAAGGAGGACTTTTGTCGGCTCGATTTCGATGATGTTCCCGGCAGTGGTCGGCCTATGCATTTCTTCGCTGTCTACGATGGTCATGGACACCCTCATGtacgtttttttttataaaaaacaaaatctcaaaatacCCAATTTTCATTAATCTCATTTTATGATGTGATTAATTGAATTAATCATGTGCTGACTTTCAGGTCTCCGCGCTTTGCAAACGACAGATGCACGAATTCGTAGCAGAGGAGCTAAGGCGAGTGTTCTACGCGTCAGGGGGTGCCAATGGTGATAAAAACTTGGGCTTGGGTTCTTCGCAGGAGGAAGAGGCGAAGTGGCATGTTCTGGTACGGACGGCCCTAGAGAGGAGCTTCGAGAGGATGCACCGCCTGGCCCAGGACGCCTGCTCTTGTGGGAATATCGGGCACACATGCGGGTGCAAGCCCAATATCAATGCGCTGCCAGTTGCTGGGTCCACTGCTGTCGTGGCCATTTTGACAGCTCAGCATATTGTGATTGCCAAGTCTGGTTCTACACACGCCGTTCTTGGCCGCGCCGGGAGTCCTTTCCCACTCTCCCATGATCACAAGGTTCACTTTGTAACACAAATTGCCTCCAATTAATTCACATCAATAAAATTGCTAAATagtacaaaaattatacttttatATCTTACTTTAATTGGTCGCAGCGTGAAAGGTTATTCTATCACAATGGCGTGCGTGTATATGGAATTCTCAACATGTTTCATTATCCGGGTCCAAGTAAGTAAATCTTCTAATATTTGATAAATAGGATTGAATACTCACAGTATCATGACCATTTGTTGTGTGTCGCTCAATGCATAAGGGTATTGGATTGGAAAGAATAAGTATCTTTCATTGACACTATAGTGTTCCTTATTCCGATCTTAACTTCATGCTAATGTGTTGGAATAGTTGGATCATGTATCTCACCTATAAAATAGGACAAATAAAGCTATCAACATGCACACAATAGGA
The Prunus dulcis chromosome 2, ALMONDv2, whole genome shotgun sequence DNA segment above includes these coding regions:
- the LOC117619720 gene encoding probable protein phosphatase 2C 75, encoding MTRQRAELVSSKMVLRKEWEFDTPEQCRQRRRRRIEIRRARWSYSGHYYFPVRHDQNNSDDHEQTCLLSDFVQRRQNNNISLNFEEEEDGTEAVEPTDDHHVVVLRPAVLVPRYWLHLNPMPEFGTIWLTRRPDQIQISTDDYDTVFVKEDFCRLDFDDVPGSGRPMHFFAVYDGHGHPHVSALCKRQMHEFVAEELRRVFYASGGANGDKNLGLGSSQEEEAKWHVLVRTALERSFERMHRLAQDACSCGNIGHTCGCKPNINALPVAGSTAVVAILTAQHIVIAKSGSTHAVLGRAGSPFPLSHDHKRERLFYHNGVRVYGILNMFHYPGPSDERHILKPVVTLEPEISIIKREAERDECLILANDGIWDVMSDDMACRVACRCLRDDGHISPIVAVVDSHINGPVLLSSKSHLAASLLCRLAFARGSLDDMSVMVVDLKSG